One Dysidea avara chromosome 7, odDysAvar1.4, whole genome shotgun sequence genomic region harbors:
- the LOC136261951 gene encoding uncharacterized protein isoform X1 translates to MGYDKRNVLRGKCKKCKCKEFTERNVKCECGHVPTAHEAIDNGVGGSVEFRDRVESSQQLSYAGAVMKKTDLETPRVTTSEYQVSQQHPASHLDQLPVPAPSPKQALCRFCSGLYLSEFGVCPFCVEQCKNPSCTNLKFIDNNYGKFDYCSPSCRDKDLLTKYNKKLEEDLTEGYSTYTRKKNQDILPHRESHYKALPPTVTTGGGLTISQHDKDGQNTTANTKPSTCSTISVDTFYGSATATSNGSQQAQRRYSKQLPKNLNTVLHFSKTLWAKEEKTGLSITGIAVGTAAELQWLDVIIGTTTPRRSFNNNMDYAKMVDALMAEDMVEVWREYDFKLIVTQINRKVKTKDKMIAFFIPHHAEIQEYGLQLLDYDNLVMLRVSSGKMADQCGIKDSDIVEWFGIVDKKEIAKFTLTAARKKEPIKVACEHLKSSPDCIGLVLVVKRINIVNLV, encoded by the exons ATGGGGTACGACAAGAGGAATGTATTGCGAGGAAAATGCAAAAAGTGTAAATGCAAAGAGTTTACTGAGAGAAATGTTAAGTGTGAATGTGGCCATGTTCCGACCGCTCATGAAGCTATAGACAATGGCGTTGGGGGTAGTGTTGAATTCCGTGATCGTGTTGAGAGTTCCCAGCAACTCAGCTACGCTGGAGCAGTGATGAAAAAAACTGATCTAGAAACTCCTCGTGTAACTACTAGTGAATATCAAG TATCCCAACAACATCCAGCCAGCCATCTTGATCAATTACCTGTCCCTGCTCCATCACCAAAGCAAGCTTTGTGCAGGTTTTGCTCTGGTCTTTACCTATCAGAGTTTGGTGTATGTCCATTTTGTGTGGAACAATGCAAGAACCCCAGCTgtacaaatttgaaatttaTTGACAATAATTACGGAAAGTTTGACTACTGTAGCCCCAGCTGCCGTGACAAAGACCTACTTACTAAGTATAACAAGAAGTTGGAAGAAGACCTTACTGAAGGCTATTCTACTTATACCAGAAAGAAGAATCAAGATATTTTGCCACACCGTGAAAGCCACTACAAAGCCCTACCCCCAACAGTCACCACTGGTGGTGGCCTGACTATCAGTCAACATGATAaagatg GTCAAAATACTACAGCAAACACCAAGCCATCAACTTGCTCCACCATCAGTGTTGACACATTTTATGGTAGTGCAACAGCTACGTCCAATGGCAGTCAACAAG CCCAGCGAAGGTACAGTAAACAACTACCTAAGAATCTCAACACTGTTCTGCACTTTTCAAAAACCTTATGGGCTAAAGAAGAAAAGACAGGg CTCAGTATCACTGGAATAGCAGTTGGGACTGCAGCGGAATTACAGTGGTTAGATGTGATAATAGGAACCACCACACCCAGACGGAGTTTCAATAACAACATGGATTATGCTAAAATGGTGGATGCACTAATGGCTGAAGACATGGTGGAAGTTTGGCGTGAATATGATTTTAAACTGATTGTTACACAAATCAACAGGAAAG TGAAAACTAAAGATAAGATGATTGCCTTTTTCATTCCTCATCATGCAGAGATTCAAGAATATGGACTACAACTGCTAGACTAT GATAACTTGGTAATGTTGAGGGTCAGCAGTGGAAAAATGGCTGATCAGTGTGGCATTAAAGACAGTGATATTGTTGAGTGGTTTGGAATAGTAGATAAGAAAGAGATAGCCAAGTTTACTCTCACCGCAGCAAGGAAAAAAGAACCTATCAAGGTAGCTTGTGAACACCTAAAAAGTTCACCAGATTGCATTGGTCTTGTGCTAGTAGTAAAAAGAATCAATATTGTAAATTTAGTGTAA
- the LOC136261951 gene encoding uncharacterized protein isoform X2 — translation MGYDKRNVLRGKCKKCKCKEFTERNVKCECGHVPTAHEAIDNGVGGSVEFRDRVESSQQLSYAGAVMKKTDLETPRVTTISQQHPASHLDQLPVPAPSPKQALCRFCSGLYLSEFGVCPFCVEQCKNPSCTNLKFIDNNYGKFDYCSPSCRDKDLLTKYNKKLEEDLTEGYSTYTRKKNQDILPHRESHYKALPPTVTTGGGLTISQHDKDGQNTTANTKPSTCSTISVDTFYGSATATSNGSQQAQRRYSKQLPKNLNTVLHFSKTLWAKEEKTGLSITGIAVGTAAELQWLDVIIGTTTPRRSFNNNMDYAKMVDALMAEDMVEVWREYDFKLIVTQINRKVKTKDKMIAFFIPHHAEIQEYGLQLLDYDNLVMLRVSSGKMADQCGIKDSDIVEWFGIVDKKEIAKFTLTAARKKEPIKVACEHLKSSPDCIGLVLVVKRINIVNLV, via the exons ATGGGGTACGACAAGAGGAATGTATTGCGAGGAAAATGCAAAAAGTGTAAATGCAAAGAGTTTACTGAGAGAAATGTTAAGTGTGAATGTGGCCATGTTCCGACCGCTCATGAAGCTATAGACAATGGCGTTGGGGGTAGTGTTGAATTCCGTGATCGTGTTGAGAGTTCCCAGCAACTCAGCTACGCTGGAGCAGTGATGAAAAAAACTGATCTAGAAACTCCTCGTGTAACTACTA TATCCCAACAACATCCAGCCAGCCATCTTGATCAATTACCTGTCCCTGCTCCATCACCAAAGCAAGCTTTGTGCAGGTTTTGCTCTGGTCTTTACCTATCAGAGTTTGGTGTATGTCCATTTTGTGTGGAACAATGCAAGAACCCCAGCTgtacaaatttgaaatttaTTGACAATAATTACGGAAAGTTTGACTACTGTAGCCCCAGCTGCCGTGACAAAGACCTACTTACTAAGTATAACAAGAAGTTGGAAGAAGACCTTACTGAAGGCTATTCTACTTATACCAGAAAGAAGAATCAAGATATTTTGCCACACCGTGAAAGCCACTACAAAGCCCTACCCCCAACAGTCACCACTGGTGGTGGCCTGACTATCAGTCAACATGATAaagatg GTCAAAATACTACAGCAAACACCAAGCCATCAACTTGCTCCACCATCAGTGTTGACACATTTTATGGTAGTGCAACAGCTACGTCCAATGGCAGTCAACAAG CCCAGCGAAGGTACAGTAAACAACTACCTAAGAATCTCAACACTGTTCTGCACTTTTCAAAAACCTTATGGGCTAAAGAAGAAAAGACAGGg CTCAGTATCACTGGAATAGCAGTTGGGACTGCAGCGGAATTACAGTGGTTAGATGTGATAATAGGAACCACCACACCCAGACGGAGTTTCAATAACAACATGGATTATGCTAAAATGGTGGATGCACTAATGGCTGAAGACATGGTGGAAGTTTGGCGTGAATATGATTTTAAACTGATTGTTACACAAATCAACAGGAAAG TGAAAACTAAAGATAAGATGATTGCCTTTTTCATTCCTCATCATGCAGAGATTCAAGAATATGGACTACAACTGCTAGACTAT GATAACTTGGTAATGTTGAGGGTCAGCAGTGGAAAAATGGCTGATCAGTGTGGCATTAAAGACAGTGATATTGTTGAGTGGTTTGGAATAGTAGATAAGAAAGAGATAGCCAAGTTTACTCTCACCGCAGCAAGGAAAAAAGAACCTATCAAGGTAGCTTGTGAACACCTAAAAAGTTCACCAGATTGCATTGGTCTTGTGCTAGTAGTAAAAAGAATCAATATTGTAAATTTAGTGTAA
- the LOC136261951 gene encoding uncharacterized protein isoform X3, with translation MGYDKRNVLRGKCKKCKCKEFTERNVKCECGHVPTAHEAIDNGVGGSVEFRDRVESSQQLSYAGAVMKKTDLETPRVTTSEYQASHLDQLPVPAPSPKQALCRFCSGLYLSEFGVCPFCVEQCKNPSCTNLKFIDNNYGKFDYCSPSCRDKDLLTKYNKKLEEDLTEGYSTYTRKKNQDILPHRESHYKALPPTVTTGGGLTISQHDKDGQNTTANTKPSTCSTISVDTFYGSATATSNGSQQAQRRYSKQLPKNLNTVLHFSKTLWAKEEKTGLSITGIAVGTAAELQWLDVIIGTTTPRRSFNNNMDYAKMVDALMAEDMVEVWREYDFKLIVTQINRKVKTKDKMIAFFIPHHAEIQEYGLQLLDYDNLVMLRVSSGKMADQCGIKDSDIVEWFGIVDKKEIAKFTLTAARKKEPIKVACEHLKSSPDCIGLVLVVKRINIVNLV, from the exons ATGGGGTACGACAAGAGGAATGTATTGCGAGGAAAATGCAAAAAGTGTAAATGCAAAGAGTTTACTGAGAGAAATGTTAAGTGTGAATGTGGCCATGTTCCGACCGCTCATGAAGCTATAGACAATGGCGTTGGGGGTAGTGTTGAATTCCGTGATCGTGTTGAGAGTTCCCAGCAACTCAGCTACGCTGGAGCAGTGATGAAAAAAACTGATCTAGAAACTCCTCGTGTAACTACTAGTGAATATCAAG CCAGCCATCTTGATCAATTACCTGTCCCTGCTCCATCACCAAAGCAAGCTTTGTGCAGGTTTTGCTCTGGTCTTTACCTATCAGAGTTTGGTGTATGTCCATTTTGTGTGGAACAATGCAAGAACCCCAGCTgtacaaatttgaaatttaTTGACAATAATTACGGAAAGTTTGACTACTGTAGCCCCAGCTGCCGTGACAAAGACCTACTTACTAAGTATAACAAGAAGTTGGAAGAAGACCTTACTGAAGGCTATTCTACTTATACCAGAAAGAAGAATCAAGATATTTTGCCACACCGTGAAAGCCACTACAAAGCCCTACCCCCAACAGTCACCACTGGTGGTGGCCTGACTATCAGTCAACATGATAaagatg GTCAAAATACTACAGCAAACACCAAGCCATCAACTTGCTCCACCATCAGTGTTGACACATTTTATGGTAGTGCAACAGCTACGTCCAATGGCAGTCAACAAG CCCAGCGAAGGTACAGTAAACAACTACCTAAGAATCTCAACACTGTTCTGCACTTTTCAAAAACCTTATGGGCTAAAGAAGAAAAGACAGGg CTCAGTATCACTGGAATAGCAGTTGGGACTGCAGCGGAATTACAGTGGTTAGATGTGATAATAGGAACCACCACACCCAGACGGAGTTTCAATAACAACATGGATTATGCTAAAATGGTGGATGCACTAATGGCTGAAGACATGGTGGAAGTTTGGCGTGAATATGATTTTAAACTGATTGTTACACAAATCAACAGGAAAG TGAAAACTAAAGATAAGATGATTGCCTTTTTCATTCCTCATCATGCAGAGATTCAAGAATATGGACTACAACTGCTAGACTAT GATAACTTGGTAATGTTGAGGGTCAGCAGTGGAAAAATGGCTGATCAGTGTGGCATTAAAGACAGTGATATTGTTGAGTGGTTTGGAATAGTAGATAAGAAAGAGATAGCCAAGTTTACTCTCACCGCAGCAAGGAAAAAAGAACCTATCAAGGTAGCTTGTGAACACCTAAAAAGTTCACCAGATTGCATTGGTCTTGTGCTAGTAGTAAAAAGAATCAATATTGTAAATTTAGTGTAA